In Eleutherodactylus coqui strain aEleCoq1 chromosome 11, aEleCoq1.hap1, whole genome shotgun sequence, a single window of DNA contains:
- the MOB2 gene encoding MOB kinase activator 2 isoform X2, translating into MEWLMGKSKTKPNGKKPVSEEKKLYLEPEYTRVRVTDFEFKQLVTLPQEIDLNEWLASNITTFFNHINLQYSTISEFCTAETCQTMAACNTQYYWYDERGKKIKCTAPQYIDFVMSSVQKLVTDEDVFPTKYGREFPSSFESLVKKICRYLFHVIAHIYSAHFKEIVALELHGHLNTLFSHFLLFIREFNLLDTKETAILDDLSEMLFTEDSREAEGATGGAQNHVKER; encoded by the exons AAAATCAAAGACTAAGCCCAATGGTAAGAAGCCAGTTTCAGAAGAGAAAAAGTTGTACCTGGAACCAGAATACACCCGCGTCCGTGTCACAGACTTTGAATTCAAGCAACTAGTGACATTACCGCAAGAAATTGACCTCAACGAGTGGCTGGCCAGCAATA TTACCACGTTCTTCAACCACATCAACCTTCAGTACAGCACCATCTCAGAGTTCTGCACCGCGGAGACTTGCCAGACCATGGCTGCCTGCAACAC ACAGTACTACTGGTATGACGAACGGGGGAAGAAGATAAAGTGCACAGCCCCTCAATATATTGATTTTGTCATGAGTTCTGTACAAAAATTGGTGACAGACGAGGACGTCTTCCCCACCAAATACG GCAGGGAATTCCCGAGCTCCTTCGAGTCGTTGGTAAAAAAGATCTGCAGATACTTGTTCCATGTTATTGCTCATATTTACTCAGCCCATTTCAAGGAGATTGTCGCTTTGGAACTACACGGACACTTAAACACTCTCTTTAGTCACTTCCTCCTCTTTATTCGGGAGTTTAACCTACTGGACACCAAGGAGACGGCCATTCTGGACGACCTGTCGGAGATGCTCTTCACggaggacagcagggaggcaGAAGGGGCCACAGGAGGGGCACAGAACCACGTAAAGGAGAGATGA